The genomic stretch TACTCAAGGTCAACTCTAGAGATAACATCTCTTGTAACCTTggcttgactcctagacctaggttagtttcataaccatatggaactctatgatacaAGGGAACATTCTTCTTGATTTTGGTTTGTAACTCAAACCTCTCTTGCCATTGAGTGACTCTTGTTTTCCTAAACCTAGCTATTGTTCTTTTGATCCCTTAATCAAATTTTCCATCCTTTTAAGGGATTTTTCTAATTTCTTAAGTTTTgacttcaaaacttgattttccatccttaaatcctcaatttttgattttctATTATTGCCTTGGAGACTTTTCTTTTTTGACACATATTTAACTTGTTTTGGTTTCCTGCCTAAAccattttctaccttcctatccttaAGTAAAATAGTTCGAGCatgaaaagacttgtaattaagaCTTGTAATTGTCGTTAGATTTtttatactttatattttcatgataaataatattaaaatgataaaaattatttctagcatactttttatcatgatttaaacaagtaccattaactaatggtaccttagtTTTGCCCTTGGAAGCTCCCCTCCCCCCccgacttgagcttcctcctttcttctttgTCAGATTTCTCCCCTTTGGATATTAACTcttataatgtcctttttgattgcatgaaaaatacacaatgtgctccttacctTTTTGTATCACGGGTCCAACCTCCATTGACTTCTCCTTCATCTTGGGTGTCACTTAGGTTTTCTTCTTCCCCAATTTAGAACATTTACTCTTATAATGCCCttttttcctacactcaaagtaaataatatgatgtttatttttataaattaaaatttttatacctttacttgtaggggtgacacttagtccttcttcatttgacccagagatagaggcttcttcttgctctaGTGTTAATAATTGAcgttccccctcaatccttgaggtggatgcctcttcaacttgatcctcggatgttgagcacctctcaacctctgaatcctcatgtacatgaaacaaagagtttcCCTCTTTGCATTTGTCGTTGTGTTCCATTGAGGATGGGTCTTCCTGAAGTTTTACCAATTTGcttcatagctccttggcatcttgaaattctccaattttgcataatatggtgcttggcaataaattaaccaataatttggttatctTATCGTTTACCTCGCATCTCTTGACTTGCTCCTTGgtcaatttcttcttcttgaggagcTTTCTGTTTCCATTGATTGGAGTTTGAAATCCCtttattagagcaaaccattgctctatgtctATCATGAAGAAATTTCTTACTCTTGATTTCTAAAAATTGAAGCTTCCAATTCCAAATAGTGGAGATGCTTGGATATCGTATTCGAATCCATCTTGACACTCCATTTCTAAACTTGAGCTCCTTAAATGATAATTTTCTTGACTCATTAGAATTAGGGCTTCAAGATTCAATGTCtttttcttcctctagctcgttggTCTTTCAGCGATTAGTCTAAGAAGAGCGGCCTCACTCTAATTCCATTTGTTATGACACTTTGAGAGCTAGGGGTGATTAGCTCTAATCGCTTCATTGATGATTTGTTATAGTGGAAACTTGAGGCAATCGCTAACTtattggattttacttggtatccacatcCTTGAGGTAACTAATCTAAGGGCCCACTCTCCTTACTCACAAATAAACTATGAAAATCTCCTTCCTAgaggtggagaagtctcgtacaagtAAATacgagaaatacaacaagaaatgtACAAGAAAATACAAAGGAAATCGAAAATGATTTACAATATTTTAATCTTGTTTAGTTTGTTTTCTTCTTGCTTAGAAAATGTCTCTTGATGTTTGGAAAGTACAATAATACTCGTCTTCAAGAGCTCAAGAATTGTCGGACAAGAAGTGTGCAAGAGTTGTCTTCTAAATGCCCacgaaaacccttttctagggtctTCGATGCCTCCCAATAGATTTAGCTTTTCCCTAATCGATTACCACATCATCCGACCGTTCGAACACCTACAAAACAACTCTTTTTTCAAGCCCTAATCAATTGCTGAaccatcccaatcgattcagaaggcTTTAATTGATTACCCAATTGATTCCACAATCCTTTGTTCTCTCGCAAAAATTCCTtaatcaattagcctaattgaATAAGAACTTCTTAATCAATTGTCTCAATCAATTCTTCCGTCTCGTGACACAATACTATCTAATTGATTGACGCAATCGATTAGCAATGGCTGAATTGATTGGGTCAatcaattcatccttgttttcatgaATTCCTCTTCTCGCGAAACTCCTGGCCCTAATCGATTGCTCCAATTGATTAGGCTTGGCTAAATCGAATGACCATTCGATGAAGCtctttctgtgttctcgcaagAACCTCCTAATCAATTACCTAATCAATTAGCTTAGGgtgaatcgattgcccaacccAAACCTATTCAATCTAAGTCCAGGGTTCCCTtatccaacatccgatcaacggtgacctattgggacttcctCACtgagtgtccggtcaacctttgatccacttggactttccctctTATGCCAACTTCCCGTTGGACTTCCGATCAACAAGTGCGGTCCTCTTTGCCTACATACAGTCCTCccagacctacttggacttttattTGTTAATGTGcggtccttcttgacccacttggatttttctttgcctaaccgtagttaggacttttctttaccaatgtacggtcctccttgacccacttggactttcctttgtctaacctTTGATTTAGAACTTTTCCTTATCTAaccctctagttaggacttttccttatttaaccttcagttaggactttacttGTTAAGTATCCGGTCTTTCATGACCtatttgacttctctctcacatattatcaaatattcagtcaaccttgatctattTAACTTCTGCTCACATATTATccaaatattgaaactcaagcttGAATCCACTTCAGCTTGGTCAAATTTGTTAACCTTGATTTGaggacgattgcaccaacaatctcccaacatcTCCATATTACAATACtaagattttgaaataaagaattgctaaataaaaaatgattaactaAGTCAAGTAGCGTTGAACTTGGGGTGACTGACCTGGTCCCATAAAAATTTTTCACTGGCCATAAGAATAAATCAAAAAACGCTTAAACGATTACTAAATAGAACAATGCGAAGAATCCCAATAATTATGTGGCAATTAATTTAAGAACAAAGAATCCAAGGCATATCCTTAAATCAAGTACTTTCACAATATAAGACAGGTAAAAACAATGTAGCAAAAAATGATTACGTTTATCCTAAACATCCCTCACAATTCGTCTCCAAATTATATAGAGAGGTAACTCACAGAGTCATCTTATAGCTGACTGCTAAGCGGTTAGAGAATAGGAGAAGTTTTTTCATGAAGATATATACCTATCAAAAATTGATAAATTGTCACCCTTTAGTGAATTCAATCAATTGGATTTTTACTTACCTaatttccagttaggactttaccagtcaagtatccggtcctccataacctacttgacttctctctcatatattgtcaaatatcctgtcaaccttgacctatttgaattctgctcacatattgtccaaatattGAAATTCAAGCTCGAATCCACTCAAGTTTgatcaaaccagtcaaccttatcctaaagatgattgcaccaataattttcTAATATCTCCATATCACATTACcaagattttgaaataaagaattgctaaataaaaattGATTAACCCGAGTCAGGTGACGTTGAACCTAGATAACCGGTTCGATCCCATAAAAATTTTCTACTGACAGTTAGAATAAATCGAAAAGTGCTCAAAGAATTACTAAATAGAATAAGGAGAAAAATCTCATTAATTATGTGGCAATTAATTTAAGAACAAAGAATCTAAAacttatccttaaatcaagtaCTTTCACAGTATAAGACCAGTAAAAACCAAGTGAACAAAAGATGATTAATTTATCCTAAGTGTctcttataatttatttttagattatatataaaaaaaataaatcatgaaatTAATTTATAAGTGAACCCTAAATGTTTAGAGGATAGGAAAAAAATTTCATGAAAATTAAACCATATAAAAATCATATCTCATTATATAAATCTGTTACCTTTAGTCAACTAATCAATTGGAAATGATTGCATGGTCCAAGAAAATCTTATCAACAAGTACAAACTCCAGAATTGTTTTAGTCTTCACTCCACCAAACAAATCCATTTTATCTCAATAATAAATTCATTGCAAAGTATTCGACTAATCATCACAACCACTTGTCTACTCCCAATGAGTCAAAGCTGCTCAGGAAATGATGTCAAGAGCTGAGAAAAGAAAACACAGCAATAATTATACTGCAAAATAATTAATTTCGACCAACTTGAAGTGTACCTGCAAAATAATTATACTGCGCATGGCAAAAAGGTTTCCAGGCCGATCCACCGCCGAAAGAAAATGCAACATTATCAACATTTTTCTCTACCAGAAACTGGACTAAACTAGAGTCGGATTTACAAACAAGAAGCATATATCTCAGACAAGTTTATTTACATAGGCTGCTACATTCAAAGGGAGTGGGAAGCATAATAGGTGTTCAGAATTAGAGCATTTTCCCTTACTAAATAGCTACGAAATGTTCATCTCCTCCACAGCTCTTGGCAATTCTGAACCAATGCATGCTGTTAATCCTGGCTTATAAGGTTCTTCTCTTTGTCTTGGGGGTTGATGTTCACCTTAGCTTCTAGGACTTCATTTACATTTGGCGAAGCAGCTGCTATGCACTCCTCGAACCGGAAGCAGCTAATGAGGTGATCGTTTGTCAGTCCAGCAGCCTGCATGAAGGAGTAGATGACGGTTGGACCCACACTGCGAAGGCCTCGCCGAACCATATCTTTGCTTATGACATCTGCTTTTGGAGTCTTAACAGGCACCTGACGTGGATAGCGGAATTTGCTGATAATAGGTTTGTAGTTCACGAAGCTCCAGCAGTATCTATCTAATGATCCAAACTCATCTATTATCTGTTCGAGTATAATACAAAGAGGGTGGGTTAGTAAGATGAGTTGCAAAGCAATAGAGCAAGGTTCAGGAGAAGATTGTGCACACTTTTGAGCTGTGCTTGAGCATCTAAAATTCTAATACAGATACTAAGATGCAGTTCTATAACAAAATTTAGCATGGCCCGCCACATATGGAAACTTTCAATGAGAAATGATGACAAAATGGTAAAGGAAAGAGTGAGAGCTGGACCTTGAGTATCTGGCGTGCATTCTCAATGATAGCTCGCAACTTTGGCTCTGACAAAAGGGAATTACCAGTATTTCCAGGTGCAGCAATCTTCTTCTCATTCAATTTGGAAACTGCAACAGGGTCAAATTCCAAGAAAACATCCCTGAAATGAAATACATATGAGCGGTAAGTTATTAGCTGATTGTTTATCTTATAACTCTTATAAGAAGTACCTAAAAATGTGCCTTTTAGTGAGGATAACTGGCCAAGCAAGCTCAGCGAGTGCACCAGATAGTACAAGAAGCTCAAACAATTTCCTGTAGATTGTTTGTTGTATCAGACATCAAGGGAAACCAGACTATGAGACTACACAGTTTGTGCCCTCTAAAGCTTTGATAGGAAAATTTGaggaaaaaaaatacaacttATTGTAGCATACTTATCATCACGAATAGGAACTCCCCATTCTTCATCATGAAATGAAACATAACATGATTCTGCAGAAACACAAAAACAAGATCTTTAGCTTTGCTGCACTTTAAGTAAAGCAGCACATAGAAGATGGAAATCCTCTTTTAAACAATATGCATATTATGTGATGGGGAAAACAACTTCATGGGGAGAACAAACAATGGTTGACTAAAAGTTACAGGATAAATGAGATAATAAAAGTTTCAAGACTACATGTGGAATGCTATAGACAATAAAGTGGTAACTTGTTTTCTAGTATGTCACTAAAATTCCACAAAAGATACAGATATATTATGAAGAACTGTAACACATTTTTAAAATACCATTAAAGCAAAGGCCAAGCCTGTGTTTCTTTTCATCAATAAAGCTGTTTGTCCTTGCCCACATAAGTGATGATACATTAACCACAATGATTAAGATTTTATCAATACCGCAGGATGTTGATTTTTTATCAATGAGTTATTAGCTTAAGAAAAAGGAATCAGATATATACGTACCAAGTACCAACTCAATGTAGTAAAGGTAGATCTTCTTGTCAAACTGAAGCTGATATACTCTCATGCTTTTAAGTAATCACTACAAATTTTACCAACAAGATAccatttggttttaaaaaaatgttgagaAACATAAGCCTTTATTTAAATTAAGTCTGATGTATATTCCTAGAGGATTCCTCATCCAAAACTTCTTTGCACTTTAATGATTGCCTCTGCTCCAAGGAAATTATTATATATCGGAGTTTTCCGTtatttacataaaaatctacatactacacATGTTCAACGATTGATCTTCAAttacaaaaaattcaaaattttctgaAGCAATAGTTGATTATGTTACAGCAGCATAGCCGGACTGGTCAAATAAGTCCCCTGGTTCAAATATCTTTAACAATAGTTTGTTCTATAAGCTCAGATGTCTTTCTACATTCCATGTTCCAAGAGTTATGGAGTTATTCAAGTGAGATTGACTCAATATTGGATATCTTGTGCTCCTTCAAAGATTAGGCATGTTATCTTCCAAAGGAGTGGACTTTGCAACGTTTTTTCACCTCCCAAGATCTTGTACAAAATCCTAAGTGTGACATTTTGTTGCCTTTTAGTTCTAGTTAGTCATTCAAGGATCATGTGTCTATCAAATGAAATGCCCTAGCATTATTTACATTTAAAGGTCTCAACTCTCATCCAAGAAGAATGATCAATGAAAGGTGAAGCATTTGAGGAACAGTAATCTATTTAAAGAAAACCAAATCAAAATCAGTGAAACATTATTGATTATTCTTCCACattctttgtatctctagttctatTTGGAAATCGCCCTGTTGCCTGTTCTCAGAGCACATTCTAGTGCCATGAGTCCCAAACACATCATGTTGCACACTGTTCACATATTTTACCCTCAAACTAAAacattttctcttattcttcaACTCAAAATCTTTGAAATTCCGTAGGACATTTAAAGTGTTTCCATCAACCAACTTGAAAGGCCGACATGATAAGTTCTTGATCCTAATACCCAAAAAAATAGAAAGGCACAAGAACAGTGTAGAAACTGAGGGCATAACATTTTAAGAGGTAATTTTAGTTATCTGTGAAAACTCACAAAGATATTAACTGACAAAGGAAAAAAAACGAAGCTAGCTCAATGAAGAGGTAATAGAAAGCCAAGAGAGCAACAACAATCTCTGAGAAATCCGACGAAAGTCACCTGTGTTGGCTGTCATCCAAGCGCACTTGCTCTTTCCGTGCACGAGTTCTGGTATACGCATGGCTACATCATCTGGAGCATTCTTCTCTGCCTTCGCTACAATCTTACCTGATCTAGGAAGGCTCTGTTTCCGATTGCTCATCAAGTTTGACCTACCAATTCTTCCTCTGGAAGTTCGGCTGCAGAATGAATCTGTGGACGTATCCGAGGAGCAAGAAGCATTCATCGACAAATTTGATTGCAAAAGCCAATCGTGCTTCCTAAGAGCTGAGGGAGCGCTTAGACTAGACCGAATGAGTGGTAGATCAGCAACAGGACTggcaaccttcttcttcttctcctcggcAATTGCAGCCTCTGTGCTCTCAGTTTTATTCAAAGCCTTCGAAGCTGGCTTTTGACCAGCTGCCACAGACCTTGCCTGGTTTCCTCCAGGCACTAGGACTGGTCTCGCCTCAGAATCGGACACATTGAGGGAGCGAACCTTCGGAGTCCCTGACATGGAATCCAAAAGAACCCAATTTGCTTCACAGGAAAACGCTCTAACTCCAATTTTGTTCAAGTCACCTCAATTCCCAAACCAGAATCAAAAGCAGTTTGGAACTCCACTCACCCATCAACGAATCCCATAATCAAAAACGCTCGGCGAGATCAAACGCCTACGCAACCCGCACTAGGGCTTCCGAGGCAGCCATTACCAACCTTGTGTCCTTCACACAAAATCCCACCAGGAGGCCCAGCGCATCTCGAAATCGACGCAAACTTTTTCGAAACAGACAAAAACGACACGCGCGCACGAGAAACCAACGTCCAGACACGCAGCTTTCAAATCACAACCAAAATCCAGAAAAATGAGCTTCGAATCAGCAAACCAGGCAGCATATAGAGGCGTAGAACCCTAACAGAACCAGATAAGGTCCCGATCTGGCACCAGAGCGTGGGGTAAAGCTGGAGCCTGGAGAAGAGGCGCTTTCCGAGAGAACGACGATGGCATCAGAGTGAGTGCGAGCGAGAGAGACGGGTATTTACCGGTGCGGAGCGGGTAGACGACTGGTAACAGCCAGTCACCCGACGTGGGGATTTTCAGAGAGAATTATCATTTTGATgcctagagttttttttttttttaaaattgtttccgCTCCAAAATGAGTCCAAACGCCATTTAGAATTATAATAAGAGAAATGATTTACTGAAGAAAAAAATCGGATAAACATATAAAGTGATGTATGTATTTATCCTTagtttttcttgaattttttctTTGACCACAACTCTTATAATAATAACTTTTAAAATCCAtagcataattaaaattaataataaatgcAACCttagaataaataataaatattttataaataaaatatatttaaaaagtaGTATGTTAATGATTAGAAACAAATAacgaaatcataaaaaaaattgaaaatatctttcatgattttaaatattttggGATATTCCATAGGAGGGCTCTATTAAGCTCCACACCAAGCGTGGGCAACTGGGTGGGCAACGCCGACGTGGTGTGGGCCCCGCCCATTCACTTGCGCACCCGAGTACGACATTGGGTGCTAAATAATTAGTGATGATAATTTCTTTTGAATTGGGTAGTGATAGAGTGTCTCCTTTGAATGTGAGATACATGGAGAAATTATCGATATTTAATTTAGATATtcgattaattatatatatatatatatatatatatatatatatatatatatatatatatatataaaatgatttTAGAATGATGATAATCGGATGAAATGAAGAAATATTATCGGTATAGAAGATATCTAATTTTTAATGGATATGAGGATGGATATCTGATATTCGGTACATATGGGGATGGAAGATATAAAATTTGACCTAAACTCGATTCATTGTCATCCCTAAGTGTAATAGAGTCCCTTTCATGAGTCGTTACATTATGCCCCAGGCGTACGTGCTTGGAGTGTGTGACTAAGTGGGCAGGGCGCACAACATATTGTCATTACCCACTAAGTAATGAACGCTTAGGATGCACCGTAATAGGGCCCCCTTCATGAGCCATTATGTCGCACCTTAGGTGTGCACGCTTAGGTCGCGATTGAATGGGTGAGGCTCACACCACATCGGCGTTACCCACTTAAGGTATATGTAATCATAAATCTCTACAACGATTTATACTTTATCATAT from Zingiber officinale cultivar Zhangliang chromosome 5B, Zo_v1.1, whole genome shotgun sequence encodes the following:
- the LOC121984511 gene encoding probable GMP synthase [glutamine-hydrolyzing] is translated as MSGTPKVRSLNVSDSEARPVLVPGGNQARSVAAGQKPASKALNKTESTEAAIAEEKKKKVASPVADLPLIRSSLSAPSALRKHDWLLQSNLSMNASCSSDTSTDSFCSRTSRGRIGRSNLMSNRKQSLPRSGKIVAKAEKNAPDDVAMRIPELVHGKSKCAWMTANTESCYVSFHDEEWGVPIRDDKKLFELLVLSGALAELAWPVILTKRHIFRDVFLEFDPVAVSKLNEKKIAAPGNTGNSLLSEPKLRAIIENARQILKIIDEFGSLDRYCWSFVNYKPIISKFRYPRQVPVKTPKADVISKDMVRRGLRSVGPTVIYSFMQAAGLTNDHLISCFRFEECIAAASPNVNEVLEAKVNINPQDKEKNLISQD